In a single window of the Candidatus Omnitrophota bacterium genome:
- a CDS encoding ferrous iron transport protein A, with protein MKVDLVCMKDGAAGLVSDLEGGEFFSEKMGNMGIVPGAAIKKITGHFMRGPVLIKVKGTEIAVGYGMARKIIVEVD; from the coding sequence ATGAAGGTTGATCTTGTGTGCATGAAAGACGGCGCCGCCGGGCTTGTCTCAGATCTTGAGGGCGGGGAGTTTTTCAGCGAGAAAATGGGGAATATGGGCATAGTGCCCGGAGCGGCCATTAAAAAGATCACAGGGCATTTTATGCGCGGGCCCGTTCTTATCAAGGTCAAAGGCACTGAAATAGCCGTCGGCTATGGTATGGCCAGGAAAATAATAGTGGAAGTGGATTAG
- a CDS encoding transcriptional repressor, with the protein MRVTPERKTILREIFAIHRHFDTEEIFETLRRKKTGISHASVYRTMPILVKAGLVSRTAAAPGKAVYEHIYGHEHHDHMFCVECGKHIEFKNDNIERLQIEICRKYGFKPEYHNLEIVGLCKNCAKGKRQGRKK; encoded by the coding sequence ATGCGCGTGACGCCGGAGCGCAAAACCATTCTGCGTGAGATCTTCGCCATACACCGGCATTTTGACACCGAGGAGATTTTTGAAACTCTGCGGCGGAAGAAAACGGGTATTTCGCACGCGTCCGTTTACAGGACGATGCCTATCCTTGTAAAGGCGGGGCTCGTGAGCAGAACCGCCGCCGCGCCGGGCAAGGCGGTGTATGAGCACATATACGGCCACGAGCATCACGATCATATGTTCTGCGTGGAATGCGGAAAGCATATAGAATTTAAAAACGACAATATTGAAAGACTGCAGATTGAGATATGCAGAAAATACGGCTTTAAACCGGAATATCACAATCTGGAGATAGTCGGCTTGTGTAAAAATTGCGCGAAGGGTAAGAGGCAGGGGAGAAAAAAATGA